AAGATACGTCTGTCAAGATTTGAGAAAGAGATGCTTTTAAGGGCATTTGACTCTCTCAATAAAGAGCATGCGATGAAAGTGAATTTTGAAGATATGCTTAACATACTGGATGAAAAGAGTGAGGAGATTGAAGAGTATATCAGAAAATACTATGATATCATGGTCAATTTGCAATTTTTGCCAAATTCGCCGACTTTGATGAACTCAAATACGTCTATAAGCCAGTTATCTGCTTGCTTTGTAGTTCCGATATACGATTCGATAGACTCTATATATGACGCTGTAAAATACGCTGCAATTATACATAAGAGTGGAGGCGGTACAGGCTTTTCATTTTCTAGGCTCAGGCCTGAAGGAGATTTAGTGGGATCAACGAAAGGAGTGGCTTCAGGGCCGGTCTCTTTTATGGAGATATTTGATAAATCAACAACAATAATAAAGCAGGGTGGTAAGAGAAGAGGAGCAAACATGGGAATCTTGAGAATAGATCATCCGGACATCATATCATTTATTACTGCAAAAGGATTTGATGGAAAGTTACAGAACTTCAATCTCAGTGTTGCAATCACTGATACGTTTATGGAGGCGCTGAAAGATAATGGTAGTTTTGATCTTGTAAATCCCAGGACACAGGAAGTAACTGCCACAGTTCCCGCCTCACAGTTATGGAACCTGATAGTTTCGCAAGCTTGGAAAACTGGAGATCCGGGAGTAATATTTATTGACGAGATCAATAAAAAGAATCCTACTCCCTATCTTGGTGAGATCGAGGCAACAAACCCCTGCGGAGAGCAGCCTCTGCTACCATACGAGTCCTGTAATCTTGGGTCTATAAATCTGACAAAATTTGTAGAAGAAGGTGCCATTAACTGGGAAAAGCTAAAGAAGGTAATCAAAATAGCAGTGAATTTTCTGGATAATGTGATTGATGCAAATAAATATCCTTTGCCTCAAATAGAGTATATGACAAAACAGACTAGAAAGATAGGGCTTGGGGTTATGGGACTGGCAGAACTGTTTTTAAAGTTGAAGATCCCATATAATTCTAAAGAGGCAATAGAGCTGGCAGATAAAATTGCGACATTTTTGGAGCGAGAGAGTCATAAAGCCAGTGAGGATTTGAGTTTAAGAAAAGGCACTTTTACGGCTTGGGGCAATTCGGTATGGCATGATCGGAGTGTGCCAATGCGTAATGCGAGCACAACAACCATCGCTCCTACTGGATCAATATCGATCATAGCTGGAACTTCATCTGGCATCGAGCCGTTATACGGGGTAGTGTTTGTAAGGCATGTACTGGAAGGTGCCGAACTGCTAGAGATCAATCCTCAGTTCGAAGAGTTTTTGAAGAAAAACAACAAATATTCTGAAAACTTGATTAAAGACATTGCGGGATCTGACTCATTGCAAAATTTTGATTTCCCGGATGAGATAAAAAGATTGTTTGTGACTGCACATGACATCGATTATACCTGGCACATTCTAATGCAGTCTGTGTTTCAGAGCCATGTAGATAATGCAGTTTCTAAAACCATAAACTTGAAAAATGAAGCTGGGCTGGATGAGGTAGAAAATGCATTTTTGCTCGCTTACAAGTTACATTGCAAAGGCATCACTATTTATCGTGATAAGAGCAAGGTTTCTCAGGTGCTTTACAGAGGAGAAGAAGAGGACCTCTCAGAATTAATAGAAAAATACATAGGTTCTAAAAAAAGTGAATTTGTGCAGAAAAAAATATAATTTTAAAATATTTTTGGTTTTTTTATTTTTTCATATAAGTTCAATATTATCAACACTATAATATAAGCGCAAAGTGCCAATCCCAAAAATTGGAATACAGCAAGATTATATAGGAGTTTAATTGCATACACTACCCCGAAAGGTATGTAAATTAATATCCCAGCCAGCAATATCATCAAAATTCCAGCCATATTTCCGCCAAAAGATGTTGCTGTGACTGTATCAGTATCAGGTGTCAATTTTGAAAA
This Thermoplasmata archaeon DNA region includes the following protein-coding sequences:
- a CDS encoding adenosylcobalamin-dependent ribonucleoside-diphosphate reductase: MISLVRKRSGDYVLYSRQKIVDAILKALKSTEEIESPEKVCEKLGESVEKKLLQQFQNSVPSVENIQDLVEETLMEANLVKTAKAYILYRQKRKEIREIKYMYGIKDDLKLNVNAIKVLESRYLLKDDFGRVIETPREMFYRVARYVGLVEILYDEQVYDINKKQKDRDTSYMYENKKIRLSRFEKEMLLRAFDSLNKEHAMKVNFEDMLNILDEKSEEIEEYIRKYYDIMVNLQFLPNSPTLMNSNTSISQLSACFVVPIYDSIDSIYDAVKYAAIIHKSGGGTGFSFSRLRPEGDLVGSTKGVASGPVSFMEIFDKSTTIIKQGGKRRGANMGILRIDHPDIISFITAKGFDGKLQNFNLSVAITDTFMEALKDNGSFDLVNPRTQEVTATVPASQLWNLIVSQAWKTGDPGVIFIDEINKKNPTPYLGEIEATNPCGEQPLLPYESCNLGSINLTKFVEEGAINWEKLKKVIKIAVNFLDNVIDANKYPLPQIEYMTKQTRKIGLGVMGLAELFLKLKIPYNSKEAIELADKIATFLERESHKASEDLSLRKGTFTAWGNSVWHDRSVPMRNASTTTIAPTGSISIIAGTSSGIEPLYGVVFVRHVLEGAELLEINPQFEEFLKKNNKYSENLIKDIAGSDSLQNFDFPDEIKRLFVTAHDIDYTWHILMQSVFQSHVDNAVSKTINLKNEAGLDEVENAFLLAYKLHCKGITIYRDKSKVSQVLYRGEEEDLSELIEKYIGSKKSEFVQKKI